A single window of Microbacterium croceum DNA harbors:
- a CDS encoding response regulator transcription factor, producing the protein MTEPIRLLLVDDQALVRGAMGALLELEDDLTVVAEAGDGAQAAERARADRPDVCLMDIQMPGVDGIAATRLVREVSPETRVLVVTTFARPGYLRQALDAGASGFIAKDTPATDLAHAVRRVHQGLRVVDPALAEASLFEGANPLSEREQQVLRLSADGRPISRIAAEVFLSAGTVRNHLSSAIGKTATENRAQAARMARDKGWI; encoded by the coding sequence GTGACCGAACCGATCCGACTGCTGCTCGTCGATGATCAGGCGCTGGTGCGCGGTGCCATGGGCGCGCTGCTCGAGCTCGAGGACGACCTCACCGTCGTCGCCGAGGCCGGCGACGGGGCGCAGGCCGCGGAACGCGCACGCGCGGACCGCCCCGACGTCTGCCTCATGGACATCCAGATGCCCGGCGTCGACGGCATCGCCGCGACCCGTCTCGTGCGTGAGGTGAGCCCCGAGACCAGGGTGCTCGTGGTGACGACGTTCGCCCGGCCGGGATATCTGCGGCAGGCATTGGATGCCGGCGCGAGCGGCTTCATCGCCAAGGACACCCCTGCCACCGATCTCGCGCATGCCGTGCGCCGTGTGCACCAGGGACTGCGGGTGGTGGATCCCGCACTCGCCGAGGCATCGCTCTTCGAGGGAGCGAATCCGCTGAGTGAGCGTGAGCAACAGGTGCTCCGGCTGTCGGCCGATGGGCGGCCCATATCGCGGATCGCTGCGGAGGTCTTCCTGTCGGCGGGGACAGTGCGCAACCACCTGTCGTCGGCCATCGGCAAGACGGCGACGGAGAACCGCGCGCAGGCGGCGCGGATGGCGCGGGACAAGGGGTGGATCTGA
- a CDS encoding sensor histidine kinase — protein sequence MTTERPEADAHTGPWERWGWLMAVVWMVFLVYPVLSLRGSDAAVGWVVLGWTALIAFAVVYVIGFVVGMRSSWGKPRPVVRTLFWVQIACAIATIPAIETQALSFLPYLMSYASYGLRGAWHWVTTVSGVALAAGVVVFSGRLDGHFQLLVVVVLIAVVNTVNTWLISRSVDADKVRMELATSDERASIARDVHDLLGHTLTAVKLKAELAERLVDADPERAKAELAQIVHLTGEAIAGVRSTVTGIRGAALSEQIQASTVALESAGLQVRVEGDPSALSPAQALPAGWIVRESTTNILRHARAQHVRITMAPGEVAIEDDGRGVRGPAGSGLRGMSERAAAAGAVLAVDETSSGGTRVSVTW from the coding sequence ATGACGACCGAGCGGCCGGAGGCCGACGCGCACACGGGCCCCTGGGAGCGTTGGGGCTGGTTGATGGCCGTCGTATGGATGGTCTTCCTGGTCTACCCGGTGCTGTCGCTGAGGGGGTCGGATGCAGCGGTCGGCTGGGTTGTGCTCGGCTGGACGGCGCTGATCGCCTTCGCCGTCGTCTATGTCATCGGATTCGTGGTCGGGATGCGGTCGTCCTGGGGAAAGCCGCGCCCTGTGGTGCGCACGCTGTTCTGGGTGCAGATCGCGTGTGCGATCGCGACGATCCCGGCGATCGAGACACAGGCGCTCAGCTTCCTGCCGTACCTGATGTCGTACGCCAGCTATGGGCTGCGCGGGGCGTGGCACTGGGTGACGACCGTCAGCGGCGTCGCGCTCGCCGCCGGTGTCGTCGTGTTCAGCGGGCGCCTGGACGGGCACTTCCAACTGCTGGTCGTGGTGGTGCTGATCGCGGTGGTGAACACGGTCAACACGTGGCTGATCAGTCGTTCGGTCGACGCCGACAAGGTGCGGATGGAGCTCGCCACCAGCGACGAGCGCGCATCGATCGCCCGTGACGTCCACGACCTGCTCGGGCACACGCTGACGGCGGTGAAGCTGAAAGCCGAACTCGCCGAGCGGCTGGTCGACGCCGATCCGGAGCGGGCGAAGGCCGAGCTCGCGCAGATCGTGCACCTCACGGGCGAGGCGATCGCCGGCGTGCGCAGCACGGTGACCGGTATCCGGGGCGCTGCGCTGTCGGAGCAGATCCAGGCGAGCACGGTCGCTCTGGAATCGGCAGGTCTTCAGGTGAGGGTCGAGGGCGACCCGTCGGCGCTGTCGCCTGCCCAGGCCCTGCCCGCGGGGTGGATCGTGCGGGAATCGACCACGAACATCCTCCGGCACGCCCGTGCGCAGCACGTGCGCATCACCATGGCGCCGGGCGAGGTCGCGATCGAGGATGACGGGCGCGGTGTGCGGGGCCCGGCAGGCAGCGGACTGCGAGGGATGTCGGAGCGGGCGGCCGCCGCAGGTGCTGTTCTGGCCGTGGACGAGACCTCGAGCGGCGGCACGAGAGTGAGTGTGACCTGGTGA
- a CDS encoding ABC transporter permease yields MTTLIAPALYRTELVRQIRNPYTLAFTLAMPVAMYLLFGASMSYASQSVGHANVSFYVMVSMGAFGTATAMSSLCSLAASEVGQGWGRQLALTPLTTTGYAVTKVLAAVSFAALAVVFVYAAGLATGAEAEDAWRWFAAAGITLGLGLVFGLFGLGVGLAFNSDSAAALASISITFFGFFGNVFIPLDGAMLDIAKWTPMYGYVALVRWPATDGTLVAGGADPLWVVLLNVTVWAILFAALVRLGVLRSRRRR; encoded by the coding sequence ATGACCACGCTCATCGCCCCGGCGCTGTACCGCACGGAGCTCGTGCGCCAGATCCGCAACCCGTACACCCTCGCCTTCACGCTCGCGATGCCGGTCGCGATGTACCTGCTGTTCGGGGCGAGCATGTCGTACGCGTCGCAGAGCGTCGGTCACGCGAACGTCTCGTTCTACGTCATGGTCTCGATGGGGGCGTTCGGCACCGCGACCGCGATGAGCTCGCTCTGCTCCCTCGCGGCGTCCGAGGTCGGGCAAGGGTGGGGGAGACAGCTCGCTCTCACGCCCCTGACGACCACGGGATATGCCGTGACCAAGGTGCTCGCTGCGGTGTCGTTCGCCGCGCTCGCCGTGGTGTTCGTGTATGCGGCGGGTCTCGCCACCGGTGCCGAGGCGGAGGATGCCTGGCGCTGGTTCGCTGCCGCCGGCATCACGCTCGGGCTCGGTCTCGTCTTCGGTCTGTTCGGTCTCGGCGTCGGTCTGGCCTTCAACTCGGATTCGGCTGCCGCGCTCGCCTCGATCTCGATCACGTTCTTCGGGTTCTTCGGCAACGTCTTCATCCCCCTGGACGGCGCGATGCTCGACATCGCGAAGTGGACTCCGATGTACGGCTACGTCGCCCTCGTCCGGTGGCCGGCCACGGACGGGACGCTCGTCGCCGGCGGCGCGGATCCCCTGTGGGTCGTGCTCCTGAACGTCACCGTCTGGGCCATCCTGTTCGCGGCCCTCGTCCGCCTCGGCGTGCTGCGCTCACGTCGGCGTCGTTAG
- a CDS encoding ABC transporter ATP-binding protein encodes MSKPTTAATAPPHSDAPAVDLTGVVRRFGYGANRVVAVDRVDLRIERGEVVALLGPNGAGKTTTVDVLLGLSEPDEGTARVLGTDPRHAVAAGRLAAVLQTGGLLSDLTVRETVSVVAGLHGAHSRIAEVIDRADLGAISRRRVGKCSGGEKQRVKFALALLPDPDVLVLDEPTAGMDVTARRRFWEAMRADADAGRTILFATHYLEEAEQFARRTVVMNHGRVVADGATARLRASLGGRSVSATVPLASVTALVDELRTDPAVGEVSVDADRLTVRTAASDILAGRLLSLGATDLEIVAPTLESAFTSLTEDQS; translated from the coding sequence ATGAGCAAACCCACCACCGCCGCGACCGCACCTCCGCACTCCGACGCCCCCGCCGTCGACCTGACCGGCGTCGTCCGCCGGTTCGGATACGGCGCGAACCGTGTCGTCGCGGTGGACCGGGTCGACCTGCGCATCGAGCGGGGAGAGGTCGTCGCGTTGCTCGGCCCGAACGGTGCGGGCAAGACGACCACGGTCGACGTGCTGCTCGGCCTCTCCGAACCCGACGAGGGTACCGCGCGTGTGCTGGGAACAGACCCCCGTCACGCGGTCGCCGCTGGGCGACTGGCGGCCGTGCTGCAGACGGGCGGACTGCTCTCCGACCTCACCGTGCGCGAGACCGTGTCGGTCGTGGCGGGGCTGCACGGCGCCCACAGCCGCATCGCCGAGGTGATCGATCGTGCCGACCTCGGGGCGATCTCCCGCCGCCGGGTGGGCAAGTGCTCCGGCGGCGAGAAGCAGCGGGTGAAGTTCGCGCTCGCATTGCTTCCGGATCCGGACGTGCTGGTGCTCGACGAGCCGACCGCGGGGATGGACGTCACGGCGCGCCGCCGATTCTGGGAGGCGATGCGCGCGGATGCCGACGCCGGTCGCACGATCCTCTTCGCCACGCACTACCTCGAGGAGGCCGAGCAGTTCGCCCGGCGCACGGTCGTGATGAACCACGGGCGGGTGGTGGCCGATGGCGCCACTGCTCGTCTGCGCGCCTCGCTCGGCGGCCGCAGCGTGTCTGCGACGGTGCCTCTCGCCTCCGTCACCGCACTCGTCGACGAGCTCCGCACGGATCCCGCGGTCGGAGAGGTGTCGGTGGATGCCGATCGGCTCACCGTCCGCACCGCCGCATCCGACATCCTCGCCGGACGGCTCCTCTCACTCGGCGCGACCGATCTGGAGATCGTCGCTCCGACTCTCGAATCCGCCTTCACCTCGCTCACGGAGGACCAGTCATGA
- a CDS encoding ABC transporter ATP-binding protein — translation MITAEGLTKRFGDKTAVQDVSFTIQPGTVTGFLGPNGAGKSTTMRMIVGLDRPTSGRATVAGTEYRKLRAPLSEVGVLLDAKAVHTGRTARNHLRAMAATHGIPASRVDEVIELAGISSVARKRAGKFSLGMGQRLGIASALLGDPHTLILDEPVNGLDPEGVRWVRQFVRHAASEGRTVLLSSHLMSEMAQTADHVIVMGRGQVLADAPLDELVRAWTRNTVRVRTPRAADLAAAVGGPEVEIVSTAPDLLDIVGLPAARIGDLAADRGIPLHELTPTTGSLEDAYLALTGDSVEYRTKEIS, via the coding sequence ATGATCACAGCAGAGGGCCTCACGAAGAGGTTTGGAGACAAGACAGCCGTCCAGGACGTGTCGTTCACGATCCAGCCGGGCACCGTCACCGGATTCCTCGGGCCGAACGGTGCCGGGAAGTCCACCACGATGCGGATGATCGTGGGCCTCGACCGGCCGACGTCGGGCCGCGCGACCGTCGCAGGCACGGAATACCGCAAACTGCGCGCCCCGCTCAGCGAGGTCGGCGTGCTGCTCGATGCCAAGGCCGTGCACACCGGTCGCACCGCTCGCAACCACCTCCGTGCCATGGCGGCGACCCACGGCATCCCGGCCTCGCGCGTGGACGAGGTGATCGAGCTGGCAGGGATCAGCTCGGTCGCGCGCAAGCGCGCAGGCAAGTTCTCGCTCGGCATGGGCCAGCGCCTCGGTATCGCCTCGGCACTGCTCGGAGATCCGCACACGCTGATCCTCGACGAGCCGGTCAACGGCCTCGACCCCGAGGGCGTGCGCTGGGTGCGTCAGTTCGTGCGTCACGCCGCTTCGGAGGGCCGCACCGTGCTGCTGTCCAGCCACCTGATGAGCGAGATGGCGCAGACCGCCGATCACGTGATCGTGATGGGCCGCGGCCAGGTGCTCGCCGACGCCCCACTCGACGAGCTCGTGCGGGCATGGACGCGCAACACCGTGCGCGTGCGCACTCCCCGCGCTGCCGATCTCGCGGCAGCCGTCGGCGGCCCCGAGGTCGAGATCGTGAGCACCGCGCCCGATCTCCTCGACATCGTGGGACTGCCCGCCGCACGCATCGGTGACCTCGCCGCCGACCGCGGCATCCCGCTGCACGAACTCACCCCGACCACCGGTTCCCTCGAAGACGCGTACCTCGCGCTCACGGGCGACTCCGTCGAGTACCGGACCAAGGAGATCTCATGA